A single region of the Streptomyces virginiae genome encodes:
- a CDS encoding ABC transporter ATP-binding protein, translated as MIEVNELTKRYGRKTAVDHLSFTVRPGQVTGFLGPNGAGKSTTLRMILGLDTPTTGSATVSGVPFHAHPRGLRHVGALLDAGQVHGGRSAVAHLSALARSNGIPRRRVDEVLQEVGLAEVASRRIGGFSLGMKQRLGIAAALLGDPPVLMFDEPINGMDPEGVLWVRRLFRRLAAEGRTVFLSSHLMSEMENTADQLVVIGRGRLIAAESLPDFAARGTRRSVVVGTPQAAELAAVLTAAGATVESEGSAGAEKLAVTGLPADRIGALAFENRIRVNELTTHTASLEAAFMELTADSVEYQAGQPR; from the coding sequence GTGATCGAAGTCAACGAACTCACCAAGCGCTACGGCCGCAAGACGGCTGTCGACCATCTGTCCTTCACCGTGCGGCCGGGTCAGGTCACCGGATTCCTCGGCCCCAACGGAGCCGGCAAGTCCACCACCCTGCGGATGATCCTCGGCCTGGATACTCCCACCACCGGCTCCGCCACGGTCAGCGGTGTCCCGTTCCACGCCCACCCGCGCGGACTGCGGCACGTGGGTGCCCTCCTCGACGCCGGACAGGTCCACGGCGGACGCAGCGCCGTCGCCCACCTGTCCGCCCTGGCGCGCAGCAACGGCATCCCGCGACGCCGGGTGGACGAGGTGCTCCAGGAAGTGGGGCTGGCCGAGGTGGCGAGCCGTCGCATCGGCGGATTCTCCCTCGGCATGAAGCAGCGGCTGGGGATCGCCGCCGCCCTGCTCGGCGACCCGCCTGTGCTCATGTTCGACGAGCCGATCAACGGCATGGACCCGGAGGGAGTGCTCTGGGTACGCCGGCTCTTCCGGCGTCTGGCCGCCGAGGGACGTACCGTCTTCCTCTCCAGCCACCTGATGTCGGAGATGGAGAACACCGCCGATCAACTGGTGGTCATCGGCCGCGGCCGCCTCATCGCCGCCGAGTCGCTACCAGACTTCGCGGCCCGCGGCACCCGTCGAAGCGTCGTGGTCGGGACACCACAGGCCGCCGAGCTGGCAGCGGTGCTGACCGCGGCGGGCGCCACGGTCGAATCGGAAGGCTCGGCGGGCGCCGAGAAACTCGCCGTGACCGGGCTCCCGGCGGACCGAATCGGAGCGCTCGCCTTCGAGAACCGGATCCGCGTCAACGAGCTGACCACCCACACCGCCTCACTGGAGGCGGCCTTCATGGAACTCACCGCCGACAGCGTCGAATACCAGGCAGGACAACCCCGATGA
- a CDS encoding ABC transporter permease has product MTTLASVRPTTPVTEPPARFRDLLACEWIKMRSLRSTPWTIALTVLFVIGSSAVATLADNAARSGPADFLPYDAYPPAGYWTLILVASSMGALTVVSEYSSGLIRTTTVAVPARGSVVLAKAAVTAALWTAVGTVISTGSFLVSQAILSGRHAGVPLTHPGVLRALVASALLAPVCALIGLGLGVLLRHSAATMVTSIFTLLMLPPMFSESDRWSADINHAMVSAAWKRLVQSWEPDPGSLGYTGTVTGSWIVYALWPLIAIALAVLVVRRRDV; this is encoded by the coding sequence ATGACGACACTCGCCTCAGTCCGCCCGACCACCCCGGTCACCGAGCCACCCGCCCGTTTCCGCGACCTGCTCGCTTGCGAGTGGATCAAGATGCGGTCCCTGCGCTCCACACCGTGGACGATCGCACTCACCGTCCTCTTCGTCATCGGGTCCTCCGCCGTGGCCACGCTCGCGGACAACGCCGCCCGCTCCGGCCCCGCTGACTTCCTGCCCTACGACGCCTATCCGCCGGCGGGCTACTGGACGCTGATACTCGTTGCCAGCAGCATGGGCGCCCTCACCGTCGTGAGCGAGTACAGCAGCGGCCTGATCCGCACCACCACCGTGGCCGTCCCAGCCCGCGGCTCGGTGGTGCTGGCCAAAGCGGCCGTCACCGCCGCGCTGTGGACCGCGGTCGGCACGGTCATCTCCACCGGTTCCTTCCTGGTCTCCCAGGCCATCCTCAGCGGGCGGCACGCCGGGGTCCCGCTCACTCACCCCGGTGTGTTGCGGGCGCTGGTGGCATCCGCCCTGCTGGCCCCGGTCTGCGCGCTGATCGGTCTGGGCCTCGGCGTCCTTCTCCGGCACAGCGCTGCAACCATGGTCACCAGCATCTTCACGCTGCTCATGCTGCCGCCCATGTTCTCGGAGAGTGATCGTTGGTCGGCGGACATCAACCACGCGATGGTGTCGGCGGCCTGGAAGCGCCTGGTCCAGAGCTGGGAGCCCGATCCCGGATCCCTGGGATACACCGGCACGGTCACCGGCTCCTGGATCGTGTACGCGCTCTGGCCGCTGATCGCGATCGCACTCGCCGTGCTCGTCGTCAGGCGCCGCGACGTGTGA
- a CDS encoding snapalysin family zinc-dependent metalloprotease, translated as MSLGTWLKVGTSTAALVLAAATAATAAPATVPDGSAAVVTLRYDDSRAGGWEAAIAAGVASWNANVSNVRLVEAAPGARAEIVIVATTGWPQATLGPVRPGRQVRVELGAQAVSQGYDKTRIAAHELGHSLGLPDTKPGPCTQLMSGSSAGTACTNAVPNATERSRVQNAYANGLAATVPTDGRVLIDAP; from the coding sequence ATGTCTCTGGGCACCTGGCTGAAAGTCGGCACCTCCACCGCCGCTCTGGTCCTCGCGGCGGCAACCGCCGCGACCGCGGCACCCGCGACCGTACCGGACGGCAGCGCAGCGGTAGTGACACTCCGTTATGACGACAGCAGGGCCGGTGGCTGGGAAGCGGCCATCGCGGCCGGGGTCGCTTCCTGGAACGCGAACGTCAGTAACGTACGGCTGGTGGAGGCCGCGCCCGGGGCCCGGGCCGAGATCGTCATCGTGGCCACCACCGGCTGGCCGCAAGCCACCCTCGGCCCGGTCCGTCCGGGGCGACAGGTCCGCGTCGAACTCGGCGCGCAGGCCGTGAGCCAGGGGTACGACAAGACGCGCATCGCTGCGCACGAGCTGGGTCACAGCCTGGGCCTCCCGGACACCAAGCCGGGGCCGTGCACCCAGCTGATGTCCGGGTCCAGCGCCGGGACGGCCTGCACCAACGCCGTGCCCAACGCGACGGAGCGGTCCCGCGTGCAGAACGCGTACGCGAACGGGCTCGCGGCAACGGTGCCGACCGACGGCCGGGTACTCATCGACGCCCCCTGA